A genomic region of Chryseobacterium sp. KACC 21268 contains the following coding sequences:
- a CDS encoding RagB/SusD family nutrient uptake outer membrane protein — protein MKLEKIFISILIGMLSLSSCSENRLNESPVDQFPLEGSLTAESDMLYLLNGVYDQYSTAAGFGTDITVFGDLISDNVFITAQNTDVAYRTTGFLNWSSDISDFGMLDELYDGIVLANAVINDKSLPETPTVLNYKGEARIARALGYYYAVGFYSPNPTSGVNQEYGVPLNLGIYNPDLRLPRASVAEVYDVIISDLTTALSIMTNEAPSDKGHLSPTAARLLLSRVYLTRGAAGDYQKALDYANLVINSAGSNTFDFVSKAGYFNYFNSSDITVSENQPETVWEINMTSTPSENTGVNNSLSSFYASNGTKKRFLFQRSFYNTFPTADERRKLFVATGGTIPTQDNPTGVWTSKYIRTTSEGNFTQNVKILRMSEAYLNKIEALNKLGNLPAALTELNAFATRRGGSTYTSASIENVLTERRKEFFGEGQRFFDLKRNNLGFSKTSNCYSNICEVAGNDKLFVLPMPLREMNINPNMKQYPGW, from the coding sequence ATGAAATTAGAAAAAATATTTATTAGTATATTAATTGGGATGTTGTCACTTTCGTCATGTAGTGAGAATAGATTGAATGAGAGCCCTGTAGATCAATTTCCACTAGAAGGCTCACTTACAGCTGAGTCAGATATGTTGTATCTACTGAATGGAGTATACGATCAATATTCTACAGCAGCGGGTTTCGGAACAGATATTACGGTTTTTGGTGATTTGATTTCTGATAACGTATTTATTACCGCTCAAAATACCGATGTAGCATACAGAACAACTGGATTTTTAAACTGGTCTTCAGATATTTCTGATTTTGGAATGTTGGACGAGTTATATGACGGAATAGTTTTAGCGAACGCTGTTATCAATGATAAATCCTTGCCAGAAACACCTACAGTTCTAAACTATAAAGGTGAAGCAAGAATTGCAAGAGCTTTAGGGTACTACTATGCTGTTGGTTTTTATTCTCCAAATCCAACTTCTGGAGTTAATCAAGAATATGGAGTGCCATTAAATCTTGGTATCTATAACCCAGATCTTAGATTACCGAGAGCTAGTGTTGCTGAAGTTTATGATGTTATTATTTCTGATCTTACAACAGCTTTAAGCATCATGACAAATGAAGCTCCATCTGATAAGGGACACCTTAGTCCTACTGCAGCAAGATTATTGTTATCAAGAGTCTATCTTACAAGAGGTGCTGCTGGTGACTATCAGAAGGCTTTAGATTATGCGAATCTTGTCATCAATTCTGCAGGTAGCAATACATTTGATTTTGTTTCTAAGGCAGGTTATTTCAATTATTTCAATTCATCAGACATTACTGTGAGCGAGAACCAGCCGGAAACTGTTTGGGAAATTAATATGACATCTACACCTTCAGAAAATACAGGCGTTAATAACTCCTTGTCATCTTTCTATGCTAGCAACGGAACTAAGAAAAGATTTTTGTTCCAAAGAAGTTTTTATAATACTTTCCCAACAGCTGATGAGAGAAGAAAATTATTTGTAGCGACTGGAGGTACAATTCCTACGCAGGACAACCCAACAGGAGTATGGACATCGAAGTATATCAGAACTACATCAGAAGGTAACTTTACACAAAATGTGAAAATTCTTAGAATGTCTGAAGCTTACCTAAACAAAATTGAAGCTTTGAATAAGTTAGGTAACTTACCGGCAGCACTTACAGAATTGAATGCTTTTGCTACTAGAAGAGGTGGAAGTACTTACACAAGTGCAAGTATAGAAAATGTATTAACAGAAAGAAGAAAAGAATTTTTCGGAGAAGGACAAAGATTTTTTGACCTGAAAAGAAATAATTTAGGATTTTCAAAAACTTCAAACTGTTACAGTAACATTTGCGAAGTGGCAGGAAATGATAAGCTATTTGTTTTACCGATGCCTCTTAGAGAAATGAATATTAATCCGAACATGAAACAATACCCAGGCTGGTAG
- a CDS encoding SusC/RagA family TonB-linked outer membrane protein, whose translation MNVKLRLLSVGVLFFTGQALTAQKTKTDTAEVKNIQEVVLVGGIKLDPAVKLGSYTVVSKQNFESTPVASIDEVLNGRVAGLVFSTNGGDPGSTNLITIRGVGSLIGTPNPLYVIDGVVVGKGSDNSQVMESWNPLASIDPNSIEKVAVLKDASATALYGARGANGVIVVTTKRGKYNQKTRFNLSSDMSVQDIAFDKQKYMNASEYLRWGGLTYVNRDFRAGQTLDMQTAINQFAADNNYDGVTDESWQDAVQRKTSTVNTYNFSATGGGENTSFRLGGSYYENEPLVLNSKFNRLSLNTAIDHKISDKFNLAFNANFTNVERRTYDDGGAYRNPWLTNWYIAPIYPVYNTDGTYNQTNLGNGNEDFNPVAIQNMDMMTGSIKTFVSSVSGEWQFAKGFYANSLFGVQHQSLDEKQFWHPTIGDGLNYGGYVLESRTSAFDWNWNNSVSYRRILAEKHDIQAYVGMEYQEHKYYVLGAQADKLSSPLPYISFGTPDFLPSFFTREKWTQISYFSRLNYTFDSKYSFSGQIRRDGNSTLGDSKFGNFWSVAGSWNIKNESFAPDFFEQLSIRGNYGQIGNIPYADQWGASYNSLALISPAFLYGADTATNITQAGNKNLVWEVSKQANIGLDVAILNGNLGATVDVYNRKTVDAIWQKQTANTTGSLDSYFANVGTVLNKGVEVTLNARPFNKGDFKWLLDGNFAYNKNTIESLSDPTEITLSGTANSMRATAEGHLLGEYYTYDWAGVDPTNGDGLFWVDGSHTEKTNNRALAKRVWQGKSPFPKYTAGFKSEFRYKNVALSLFFTGQFEYSVHNRWQNYILGDGSANNNQITDALYDSWTPTNTTASNPIQLPGASNPLNAAGPSTRWMRDGDHIRLKEVKVSYSFGSVLKDAGIDNLTVYLRGFNLWLYTFDKSLTFDPEANSNAAGASWQGKGLYDYTSPIMRSVSFGVSLDF comes from the coding sequence ATGAATGTAAAATTACGATTGTTATCCGTTGGCGTATTGTTCTTTACGGGACAAGCATTAACGGCACAAAAAACAAAGACAGATACTGCTGAAGTGAAAAATATTCAGGAAGTAGTTTTGGTTGGCGGAATCAAATTGGATCCAGCTGTTAAATTGGGTTCTTATACCGTGGTGTCTAAACAAAATTTTGAATCTACTCCTGTTGCATCAATTGATGAGGTTTTGAATGGTAGAGTTGCAGGTTTGGTTTTTTCTACTAATGGTGGAGATCCGGGTTCTACAAACTTAATTACTATTAGAGGTGTCGGCTCTTTAATTGGAACGCCAAATCCATTATACGTTATTGATGGAGTAGTTGTTGGTAAAGGATCTGATAACTCTCAGGTTATGGAATCTTGGAATCCTTTGGCAAGTATAGATCCTAACTCAATTGAAAAGGTTGCTGTATTGAAGGATGCTTCTGCTACTGCTTTGTATGGGGCTAGAGGAGCTAATGGTGTAATTGTAGTTACGACAAAAAGAGGTAAGTACAATCAAAAAACTAGATTTAATTTGTCATCTGATATGTCTGTGCAGGATATTGCATTTGATAAGCAAAAGTATATGAATGCTAGTGAATACTTGCGTTGGGGTGGCTTAACCTATGTCAACAGAGATTTCAGAGCAGGACAGACTTTAGATATGCAGACTGCAATCAATCAATTTGCTGCTGACAATAATTATGATGGCGTTACAGACGAAAGTTGGCAAGATGCGGTTCAAAGAAAAACCTCAACTGTTAATACATACAATTTCTCTGCTACTGGAGGTGGTGAAAATACCTCTTTCAGATTAGGAGGATCTTATTACGAGAATGAGCCATTGGTTCTTAATAGTAAATTCAACAGATTAAGTTTAAATACTGCGATTGATCACAAAATATCAGATAAATTTAATTTAGCATTTAATGCAAACTTCACCAATGTTGAAAGAAGAACTTATGATGATGGTGGTGCTTATAGAAATCCGTGGCTAACTAACTGGTATATTGCGCCAATCTATCCGGTTTATAATACGGATGGGACATATAACCAAACAAACTTGGGTAACGGGAATGAGGATTTTAACCCAGTTGCAATCCAAAATATGGATATGATGACAGGATCTATTAAGACCTTTGTATCATCAGTTAGTGGAGAGTGGCAGTTTGCAAAAGGATTCTATGCTAACTCACTTTTCGGTGTACAGCATCAATCGTTGGATGAGAAACAATTTTGGCATCCAACAATTGGAGATGGATTGAACTACGGTGGTTATGTATTGGAAAGTAGAACAAGTGCTTTCGATTGGAACTGGAATAACTCTGTTAGCTATAGAAGAATTTTAGCAGAGAAACATGATATCCAAGCTTACGTAGGTATGGAATATCAAGAGCATAAATATTATGTTCTAGGTGCTCAGGCAGATAAACTATCTAGTCCACTTCCATACATTTCATTCGGAACACCAGATTTTCTACCTTCATTTTTCACAAGAGAAAAATGGACTCAGATTTCTTACTTCTCAAGATTGAACTATACATTTGATTCAAAATACTCTTTCTCTGGACAGATCAGAAGAGATGGAAATTCAACACTTGGAGACTCTAAATTTGGAAATTTCTGGTCTGTAGCAGGATCTTGGAATATTAAGAATGAAAGTTTTGCGCCAGATTTTTTTGAACAATTGTCCATTAGAGGTAATTACGGACAGATAGGAAATATTCCTTATGCTGATCAGTGGGGTGCATCATACAACTCGTTGGCATTAATTAGCCCAGCATTTTTATATGGAGCAGATACTGCAACAAATATTACTCAAGCAGGTAACAAAAATCTAGTATGGGAAGTTTCTAAGCAAGCTAACATAGGTTTAGATGTTGCTATCTTAAATGGTAATCTTGGTGCAACAGTAGATGTTTATAATAGAAAAACAGTTGATGCTATCTGGCAGAAACAAACTGCAAATACTACTGGATCGTTAGATTCTTATTTTGCAAATGTTGGAACTGTACTGAACAAAGGTGTCGAGGTAACCTTGAATGCGAGACCTTTCAATAAGGGAGATTTCAAATGGTTATTAGACGGAAATTTTGCCTACAACAAAAATACTATTGAAAGTCTTTCTGACCCTACGGAAATTACACTTTCTGGTACTGCAAATAGTATGAGAGCTACAGCAGAAGGACATTTGTTAGGTGAATATTATACTTATGATTGGGCCGGGGTAGATCCTACCAATGGTGATGGTCTATTTTGGGTAGATGGTTCACACACAGAAAAAACGAATAACAGAGCTTTAGCAAAGAGAGTATGGCAAGGAAAATCTCCATTCCCTAAGTATACTGCAGGATTCAAAAGTGAATTCAGATATAAAAATGTAGCTCTAAGTTTATTCTTTACAGGTCAGTTCGAATATTCTGTACATAACAGATGGCAAAACTATATCCTAGGTGATGGATCTGCGAATAATAACCAAATCACCGATGCATTGTATGATAGCTGGACGCCAACAAACACCACAGCTTCTAATCCAATTCAGTTACCGGGAGCAAGTAACCCTCTGAATGCAGCGGGACCATCAACAAGATGGATGAGAGATGGTGACCACATCAGATTAAAAGAGGTTAAAGTATCTTACAGCTTTGGATCAGTGTTAAAAGATGCAGGAATAGATAACTTGACAGTCTACTTAAGAGGATTTAATCTATGGTTATATACCTTCGACAAGAGCCTTACTTTTGATCCGGAAGCAAACTCTAATGCTGCAGGAGCTTCTTGGCAGGGCAAGGGATTATATGATTATACATCTCCAATCATGAGAAGTGTTTCTTTTGGAGTTTCTTTAGATTTTTAA
- the bshC gene encoding bacillithiol biosynthesis cysteine-adding enzyme BshC, with translation MTIDFENINSIPKLIKDFLGKKLDGFQKKIFDLENFKIQIAEKQNSFSDEKREVLYNTIFSQNQESQLSPKQLEYLFSLKKSNTFTITTGHQLNLFTGPVFFVYKILQTIKTAEFLKSNFPHHNFVPIFWMATEDHDFEEIDHFKTREHYYEIKGNSGGDVGNIKIEDQYFIQEFEKEFKDHLYGTELILWVKNAYKKGNSHTQAIRYLVNQLFADYGLLTIDGNSKELKSQVKDIFKKELLANQLFETTKTQREFLEKEYHKVQVNPREINLFYLSETRNRIEKINDEYQILDTDLKFTQEEILNELEIHPERFSPNAVLRPAYQESVLPNLAYVGGNAEVMYWIELKDHFESINLPFPILIPRNSMLFLEEKTFKKIENSGLEIENFFENFAEVLNQKILENNDIKLLLTQKELQLISSFSELKNKASETEKTFLNLVEAEETRQLKSFKRMQKRLLKAEKTKQSERFDQMQSLFLKVHPGGNWQERVFNFSVFYADLGKEWIDESYQKMNVQKSELIISPI, from the coding sequence ATGACGATTGATTTCGAAAATATAAACAGTATTCCAAAACTCATCAAAGATTTTTTAGGAAAAAAACTGGACGGATTTCAGAAAAAAATTTTTGACCTGGAAAACTTCAAAATTCAAATTGCTGAAAAACAAAATTCATTCTCCGATGAGAAAAGGGAAGTTCTTTACAACACCATCTTTTCACAAAATCAAGAATCGCAATTGTCACCCAAACAATTGGAATATCTTTTCTCTCTGAAGAAAAGCAATACATTCACAATCACAACAGGACATCAACTCAATCTTTTCACAGGACCGGTTTTCTTTGTTTACAAGATTTTGCAGACCATCAAAACCGCAGAGTTCCTAAAATCTAATTTCCCGCATCACAACTTCGTTCCCATTTTTTGGATGGCCACAGAAGACCACGATTTTGAGGAGATCGACCATTTCAAAACTCGAGAACATTATTACGAGATCAAAGGCAATTCTGGTGGCGATGTCGGAAATATCAAGATTGAAGACCAATATTTCATTCAGGAATTCGAAAAAGAATTCAAAGACCATCTCTACGGAACCGAATTGATCCTTTGGGTCAAAAATGCGTACAAGAAAGGAAATTCCCACACGCAAGCGATTCGATATTTGGTGAATCAATTGTTTGCAGATTACGGTTTGCTGACGATTGACGGGAATTCAAAAGAATTGAAATCTCAGGTCAAAGATATTTTCAAGAAGGAATTGTTGGCCAATCAACTTTTCGAAACCACAAAAACGCAGAGAGAATTTCTGGAAAAAGAATATCACAAAGTTCAGGTCAATCCAAGAGAGATCAATTTGTTCTATCTTTCAGAAACCAGAAACCGAATCGAGAAGATCAATGATGAATATCAAATTCTCGACACCGATTTGAAATTCACTCAAGAAGAAATCCTAAATGAACTGGAAATTCATCCCGAGAGATTCAGCCCCAATGCAGTTCTGCGTCCGGCTTATCAGGAATCAGTTTTGCCCAATCTCGCTTACGTTGGCGGGAATGCAGAAGTTATGTATTGGATCGAGTTGAAAGATCACTTCGAATCCATCAATCTTCCTTTTCCGATTTTGATTCCGAGAAACTCAATGCTTTTCCTCGAAGAAAAAACGTTTAAGAAAATTGAAAACTCAGGGTTGGAAATAGAAAACTTCTTCGAAAACTTCGCCGAAGTATTGAATCAAAAAATTCTGGAGAACAACGATATCAAACTACTTCTGACACAAAAAGAACTTCAATTGATCAGCTCATTTTCAGAACTTAAAAACAAAGCTTCCGAAACAGAAAAAACATTCTTGAATCTTGTAGAAGCAGAGGAAACCCGACAACTGAAATCTTTCAAAAGAATGCAAAAACGCCTTCTGAAAGCCGAAAAAACAAAACAGTCGGAACGCTTTGACCAGATGCAAAGTTTATTTCTGAAAGTTCATCCAGGCGGAAACTGGCAAGAGCGGGTTTTCAATTTCAGTGTGTTCTACGCCGATCTGGGCAAAGAATGGATCGACGAAAGCTACCAAAAAATGAATGTTCAAAAATCCGAATTAATAATTTCGCCCATTTAA
- the infB gene encoding translation initiation factor IF-2 — MPKIRLNKAVKELNISIPRAVEYLQGKGIDVDSNPNALLEEQAFSALEAEFRKDGEQRKASHEVVISKVPDEKLAIEEKAPEVIRAKSNARPETRILGKIDLNPTAKPAEEVAPTPEPAVEEKKEVQPEVVKKEEKQEFKVLDKIDLSTIDTGRPKPSEKPKVTEKPAEEPKPVIKEEPKPEPKVEEQPTKPVEMVQGPDSEESQKIETVYQKLDGPKIVGEKIDLTQFNKKPSSNSSAAKKKRKRITKDVPGQTNTNQGGNTQGGANRPAGQGNQGNRPPGQGGNRPGGNNNRPGGNNRPGGNNRGGQGQARTMPVELTDEQVKNQIKETLEKLTNKGGKSKGSKHRKDKRSWRREQDEIQQEIDAADRTLKVTEFITVSDLASLMNVSATEVISACFSLGVMVTMNQRLEADTLMLVADEFGFKIEFSDADVEEAAADDVEDLAEDLLPRAAVVTVMGHVDHGKTSLLDYIRKTNVIAGESGGITQHIGAYNVKLESGQRITFLDTPGHEAFTAMRARGAQITDIAIIVVAADDDVMPQTKEAIAHAQAAGVPMIIAINKVDKAGANPDKIREQLSAMNVLVEEWGGNVQAQEISAKFGNNVDLLLEKVLLQAEMLELKSNPNKQASGVVIEAALDKGRGYVATMLVQNGTLKVGDYVLAGKNHGKVKAMLDERGKAMESAGPSIPVTILGLDGAPTAGDKFRVFADEKEAKTIANKREQLQREQSIRTKKHLTLDEIGRRIALGDFKELNIILKGDVDGSVEALSDQLQRLSTEEIQVNILHKGVGQITESDVLLAAASDAIMIGFNVRASVNAKDIADKEEVEIRTYSIIYRAIDEVKEAMEGMLSPEIQEQVIGNVEIREVFRISKVGSIAGCMVLTGKVTRNSSIRLLRDGIVKFDGVLESLKRFKDDVKEVTKGYECGLNIKGYNDIEIGDILEVYEEVAVKKKLK, encoded by the coding sequence ATGCCAAAAATAAGATTAAATAAAGCCGTTAAAGAACTTAACATTTCTATCCCAAGAGCTGTGGAATATCTGCAGGGAAAAGGGATCGACGTGGACAGTAATCCTAACGCTCTATTGGAAGAACAGGCATTTTCTGCATTGGAAGCTGAGTTCCGAAAAGATGGAGAACAGAGAAAAGCTTCTCATGAGGTGGTTATTTCTAAAGTTCCTGACGAAAAATTAGCGATCGAAGAAAAAGCACCTGAGGTTATAAGAGCCAAATCAAACGCAAGACCTGAAACCAGGATCTTGGGAAAAATCGACTTAAATCCTACGGCTAAGCCTGCGGAAGAAGTTGCTCCTACACCAGAACCGGCAGTAGAAGAGAAAAAAGAAGTGCAACCCGAGGTTGTGAAAAAAGAAGAAAAACAAGAGTTCAAAGTTCTAGATAAGATCGACCTTTCTACAATTGATACAGGAAGACCAAAGCCTTCTGAGAAACCAAAAGTGACTGAGAAGCCTGCAGAGGAACCAAAACCTGTCATCAAAGAAGAGCCAAAACCAGAACCTAAAGTTGAAGAACAGCCGACAAAACCAGTTGAAATGGTTCAAGGTCCTGATTCTGAAGAGTCTCAAAAAATCGAAACGGTTTACCAGAAATTAGATGGTCCAAAGATCGTTGGTGAAAAAATTGACCTTACACAGTTCAATAAAAAACCATCTTCTAATTCTAGCGCCGCTAAGAAAAAGAGAAAACGTATTACCAAAGATGTTCCGGGACAAACCAATACCAACCAAGGTGGAAATACCCAGGGTGGTGCTAACAGACCTGCAGGACAAGGTAACCAAGGTAATCGTCCGCCAGGACAAGGTGGAAACCGTCCGGGAGGAAACAACAATCGTCCGGGTGGAAACAACCGTCCAGGTGGAAACAACAGAGGTGGCCAAGGACAAGCTCGTACAATGCCAGTGGAACTGACAGATGAGCAAGTTAAAAATCAAATCAAAGAAACTTTAGAGAAACTAACTAATAAAGGTGGTAAATCTAAAGGTTCTAAACATAGAAAAGACAAAAGATCTTGGAGAAGAGAGCAGGATGAGATCCAACAGGAAATCGATGCTGCAGACAGAACTCTGAAAGTAACTGAGTTCATCACCGTTAGCGATTTGGCTAGTTTGATGAATGTAAGTGCGACAGAGGTAATCTCTGCTTGTTTCTCTCTAGGAGTAATGGTGACAATGAACCAGCGTTTGGAAGCTGACACATTGATGTTGGTAGCTGACGAGTTTGGTTTCAAGATCGAATTCTCCGATGCTGATGTTGAAGAGGCAGCAGCAGACGATGTTGAAGATTTGGCAGAAGATCTATTACCAAGAGCAGCCGTTGTTACCGTAATGGGACACGTGGATCACGGTAAAACATCTTTGCTGGATTATATTAGAAAAACAAATGTAATTGCCGGTGAGTCCGGAGGTATTACACAGCACATTGGTGCATATAACGTGAAATTGGAAAGTGGACAGAGAATTACATTCTTGGATACACCAGGTCACGAGGCCTTTACCGCGATGAGAGCTAGAGGTGCTCAGATCACTGATATCGCAATCATCGTTGTTGCAGCGGATGATGACGTAATGCCACAAACAAAAGAAGCAATAGCGCACGCACAAGCAGCTGGCGTTCCAATGATCATCGCAATCAATAAGGTAGATAAGGCAGGTGCAAATCCAGATAAGATCAGAGAGCAACTATCGGCAATGAATGTCTTGGTTGAAGAATGGGGTGGAAATGTACAAGCGCAAGAGATCTCTGCTAAGTTTGGTAACAACGTAGATCTGTTATTGGAAAAAGTTTTGCTTCAGGCAGAAATGTTGGAGTTGAAATCAAATCCAAACAAGCAGGCAAGCGGAGTTGTGATAGAAGCAGCCTTGGACAAAGGTCGTGGATATGTAGCCACAATGTTGGTTCAAAACGGAACTTTGAAAGTGGGAGATTACGTGCTTGCAGGTAAAAACCACGGTAAAGTGAAAGCAATGCTTGACGAACGTGGAAAAGCTATGGAAAGTGCAGGACCATCGATCCCAGTAACGATTCTAGGTTTGGACGGCGCACCGACAGCAGGAGATAAATTCAGAGTTTTTGCTGATGAGAAAGAGGCGAAAACCATTGCAAATAAGAGAGAACAGCTTCAAAGAGAGCAGTCTATCAGAACCAAGAAACATTTGACGCTGGATGAGATCGGTCGTCGTATCGCTCTAGGTGACTTCAAAGAATTGAATATCATCTTGAAAGGTGACGTGGATGGATCGGTTGAAGCATTGTCAGATCAATTACAAAGATTATCGACTGAAGAGATCCAGGTTAACATTCTTCACAAAGGTGTAGGCCAGATCACAGAATCTGATGTATTGCTAGCAGCGGCGTCTGATGCCATTATGATCGGCTTCAACGTAAGAGCAAGTGTGAATGCAAAAGATATTGCTGATAAAGAAGAAGTGGAGATCAGAACCTACTCTATCATCTATCGAGCAATTGACGAAGTGAAAGAGGCGATGGAAGGAATGCTTTCTCCAGAGATCCAGGAACAAGTAATTGGTAACGTGGAGATCCGTGAGGTATTCAGAATTTCTAAAGTTGGATCTATCGCAGGATGTATGGTTCTTACTGGAAAAGTAACAAGAAACTCCAGCATTAGACTTCTTAGAGATGGCATCGTGAAATTCGATGGTGTGCTGGAAAGTTTGAAACGTTTCAAAGATGATGTGAAGGAAGTAACTAAGGGTTACGAATGTGGATTGAATATCAAAGGGTACAACGATATTGAAATCGGAGATATTCTTGAGGTTTATGAAGAAGTTGCTGTTAAAAAGAAACTTAAATAA
- a CDS encoding T9SS type A sorting domain-containing protein — MKKILFSLALVSMAGVSQAQTWVTKTTGASSLHFVNALKAVDASTIWFSDAISTTSPPPDTGRYIGLSTDGGNTWANKLISGPASGATIGDLHPVSATTAWLVSSGSGSQNGIWKTTNAGTTWTKQTTAPFSTGISFANVVYFWDENNGFCAGDPFGTGANLRFEMYTTTNGGTNWTNIPTGTAPAPLNGAEFGYTGKITVQGNNIWYGTDLGRVLYSPNRGASWQAFQTPAVDFGGVTTVGFTADVAFKDSTNGLLISDEDGVSLLYSSTNSGSSWNPITPNGPFYSNNIEYVPGTDNTYVSSGGDLGSSFSVDGGLNWTEIGSDPVTPGKYYGTLEFLSPTVGFAGGVSQAQVGGAAVPAFSVLSGSVSLAVSEANANKLKLSVFPNPVSEVLNLKSDKEITGVTVIDLSGKIIKREKGASQINVSNLAKGTYVVQAAYKNGSVENTKFIKK; from the coding sequence ATGAAAAAAATACTATTTTCTTTAGCATTAGTTTCAATGGCAGGTGTATCGCAAGCTCAAACTTGGGTTACCAAAACTACTGGAGCATCTAGTTTACACTTTGTAAATGCTCTAAAGGCTGTTGATGCAAGCACAATTTGGTTCAGTGATGCAATCAGTACAACTTCACCACCACCCGATACAGGAAGATATATCGGATTATCAACTGACGGTGGAAACACTTGGGCAAATAAATTAATTTCTGGCCCTGCTTCTGGTGCAACGATTGGTGATTTGCATCCAGTTTCTGCAACTACTGCATGGTTAGTAAGTTCTGGAAGTGGATCTCAAAACGGTATCTGGAAAACTACAAATGCCGGGACTACTTGGACAAAACAAACAACTGCACCATTTAGTACAGGTATATCTTTTGCAAACGTTGTATATTTTTGGGATGAGAATAATGGTTTCTGCGCAGGAGATCCTTTTGGAACTGGTGCTAACTTAAGATTCGAAATGTACACAACTACAAATGGTGGTACTAACTGGACTAATATTCCTACTGGTACAGCTCCAGCTCCTCTAAATGGTGCTGAGTTCGGATACACTGGGAAAATAACAGTTCAAGGTAATAACATCTGGTACGGAACAGATTTAGGTAGAGTACTTTATTCTCCAAATAGAGGTGCTTCTTGGCAAGCTTTCCAAACTCCAGCTGTTGATTTTGGTGGTGTAACAACAGTCGGATTTACTGCTGATGTTGCATTCAAGGATTCAACCAACGGATTGCTAATTTCTGACGAAGATGGAGTTTCTTTATTGTATTCTTCTACAAACAGTGGTTCTAGCTGGAATCCAATTACTCCAAATGGTCCATTCTACTCTAATAATATAGAATATGTTCCAGGAACAGATAACACTTATGTAAGTTCTGGAGGTGATTTAGGTTCTTCTTTCTCAGTAGATGGTGGATTAAACTGGACTGAAATAGGAAGTGATCCTGTTACTCCAGGTAAATATTATGGAACTCTAGAATTCCTTAGTCCAACTGTAGGTTTTGCAGGTGGTGTTAGTCAGGCGCAAGTAGGTGGTGCTGCAGTACCAGCTTTCAGTGTACTATCAGGAAGTGTTTCATTAGCTGTTTCTGAAGCTAATGCTAACAAACTGAAATTATCTGTTTTCCCAAATCCAGTATCTGAGGTGTTAAATTTGAAATCTGATAAAGAAATTACTGGTGTTACAGTGATCGATCTTTCAGGAAAAATCATCAAAAGAGAAAAAGGTGCTTCTCAAATCAACGTTTCTAACTTAGCAAAAGGAACTTATGTAGTTCAAGCAGCTTACAAAAACGGTTCTGTTGAAAACACTAAATTCATCAAAAAATAA